AGTAAAGCATCATTGACTAGCTTGGCTTTCATTCGCTCATCCATCGACCAGCCAACAATTTGCCTAGAGAATAAGTCAATGACAACGCTAAATATAACCAGCCTTCCTTGGTGGCAATATAGGTAATATCACCCACATAGTAGCGATCAGGTTGAGAGACAGTAAACTCTCTTTCCAGTAAATTTGGAGATATACGCTTATTATGCTTGGAATTAGTCGTCGCTTTAAAGCGTCTCTTCGTTTTACAAAACAAACCGGCTTTTTCATTAATCGACCATTCTCCGGCGGCTTATATGAACGCCTTTTTCAGCCAGTCTTTTAAGACGACGGGTTCCATAAGTCTTGCGACTGTCTTCAAACAGTTTTTTAGCTGCTCAGTAAGCGCTTCATTTTCTTTATCTCTATCCGTTTTGGAGAGCTAACCCAATCATAATAGCAACTACGGGAACATCCATAAAACGGCACAGAATCGTTACCGGGTAATCTTAGCCTGATCAGTTATCCATGCGTACTTCACAAAGTTTCCCTGCAAAGTACGCTGTGGCCTTTTAATAAATCACGCTCCTGAATCACTTTTGCCAACTTTTTCAGACGTTTTACTTCATCATAAAGTGTTCATCACTTCTATTGGCTACCGTCTTCACCGGTTTGGAATATTCTGATCCAGGTATGTGAGTATTTACATTAACACCTAGCTCCCTGGCAGTCTGAGAAACGGTTGATCCGTCTCATTAGCTAATTTGACAGCTGATTCTTTAAATTCTGATGTATAGCTTTATTCGGTTTTTGTTTGATCATTCATTTTAGGTCACACTTTATCTTTTAGTTATTTTAAGTGTGTGTCGGTTAAGTATACCCATTACAACGTCGATCATAGCGGATCAAGTTTTGTCTATCTGGTCATGATGACTCTGGCACAAGCACAATGGCAAAGATTGAACTCATGACAGCATTGAGTGTGACGTTGCCTCTGAAACCATTATTATCAGTATTTTTGAAATTATTCAAGGGCATGAGCACATCATTGATGAGGAGAATTGAGTTCAATTTAAAACAACGGGGTATCAATGTACAACAAAGTCAACTGGCTTATTGTTAACTTACTATGACATAAAAAACGGATCATGAAATTGTCAAATTGATCCGCTCCAGAATTGATCAATTATCAGACAGTCTAAGGACTTATTATCTCTTTCCTCATAGACCCACATTGTATTTTTATCCTGAAGCCGGTCAATGTGATTGTTGTGCAAACAAATTGCTTATTTATAAAACCAGCCAAAAATAGTCACCACTCTTAATGTGAGTGAGTTTGAGCCATCGAAACTCAAAAAATGTCCATTTTGCCAGACAATTGTTCGTTCAGAAGAGTTGCGTGCATTAACACCTCATGGAGGTCAGTTTGATTTGATGTGATTGAGTTTATCGGTACGGCATTATTTATACATTGTCGCAATGAATCACAAATTCAGTCTGAGTTAGCACTCAAAACGTGATAATTTCTGAGAATGAAATCCGTTTTTGGGTAAGCGATTTATTGTTTATCTCACGTTAGCACATCAAGCCAGTCATGTTGAATTAAAAGTTATCTGGATTTAAAGGGTGGCTATATTTTACATGGATGGCACCTGTGAAGGCGATAGCCCTCATTTGTTCAGCAATTCTCGCTGAGATGAACAATTGAGTTGTAGTGGTGCTTACAAGCAGAAATAAAAAACTTTTCGCAGTAACTTTAGCAAAATTAAAAATCAAATAAAAGCTTGCATTTTGAGAAACAAAGATCAAACTCTTGTTTTCAATTGGTTGAATGACTTCATGTTAAAAAATATTTCCCTTTTATATGCTTGGTACTGTGAATTTTGGCCTCTTTAAGTCAGCAAAAAAACATTTAAGTTTTTCTGCCCTGAAACAGGCCATCTCACTGCACTTTCATGCAATCAAAGATAGCCGAGTACAAGGAAAGTGTGATTACAGTCAACATGATGTGCTTATGAGTGCTTTGCCTGCATGTATTTTCAAGATCCCTCTTTAAGTGAATTTCAGAAACAGATGGAAGAGGAACAGAATCAAAATAATTTACGCACTCTTTTAATGTTGAAAAATTCCTAAAAATAGTCAACTAAGAGACATTTTGGATCTCATACCCTCTAAAACATTTGCACCTGCATTTAAAGATTTATTTGAACGACTCAGACGACATAAGCATCTTGAAGAGTATGCCATATTACCCAACACATTGCTTTGTGTTATTGATGGCACGCAATATTATTCCTCTAAGCAAATCCATTGTGACTGTTGTCTTCATAAAGAACATAGAACGGGTGAAATAACCTACAGTCATGTTGTTTTACAAGGTGCCATTATGCACCCCGATAAAAACAAGTGCTCCCTGTCATGCCTGAAGCAATACAAAATACGGATGGTACAAAAAACAGGATTGTGAAAGTAATGCAGCCAAACGTTTTATAGCCAATCTAAAAAAGCACATCCAAGACAAGGATTTATGATTTGTGGTGATGGTTTGATGTCACATCAACCTATGATAGAAGATATAATTGAAGAAATGATGCATTATTTATTGGTTGCCAAACCTGGTGATCACACATATTTATTTGAATGGCTTGAAGCATTTTCTGAACTCCCATCAATGGACTGGATTGACGAAAAAGGGCACCAACATCATTATCGATGGAAAAATAATGTCCCTTTACATGGCGAAAAAATGCCATTGAAGTTAACTTTTGAATATACCCTCACCAATACCGCAGGGAAAATTATCTACCGAAATAGCTGGGTCACCGACATAAAGATCAGTGAACATAATATTCAAACAATGACCCAGGCGGGTCGATGTCGTTGGAAAATAGAAAACGAATGTTTCAACACATTAAAGAACCAAGGCTATCACATTGAGCATAATTATGGTCATGGGAAGAAGCACCTGAGCTTTAATATGTATCTGTTAACCTTGCTGGCTTTTTATTTCCATCAAATTTTTGAATTAACCGATGGGGCTTATCAAGCTTGTCGTAAAAAGTTTGGCTCTAAAAAATTAACTTGATTACCCACAAAGCTCCGCCATATTTCGATAATTATACTATAATTATACTATAATTAAAGTATAGATTATGTGTGGAGTAGAATGATGTCAAAAATAAAATTCAGTTTCAAGAAGGTTATAGTTTATTTGAGCTTTTTAATGATTATGGCACTGACAAACAGTGCCGACAAGCCTTATTTAAATGGAAATTTCCTGATGGATTTGTTTGCCCAGAGTGTGGCAATAAGACTTATTGCACTCTAGAACATCGCCATCTTTATCAGTGCCACCATTGTCATCATCAGACATCAGCAACCTGTGGGACAATATTTGATAGTACCAAACTGCCTTTATCTAAGTGGTTTTTAGCGATTCATCTTATGACTCAATTGAAGACAGCGGTTTCAGCATTAGAATTAAAGAGACAGCTTAAGGTAAGCTACAATACAGCCTGGAGTATGAAACAAAAGATCATGCAGGTTATGAAAGAACGTGATGACAGTAAACCTTTATCAGGCATCATTCAAATTGATGATGCCTACTGGGGTGGTGAGCACAGAGGCGGCTCCAGAGGTCGTGGTTCAGAAAATAAAACACCGTTCGTTGCAGCCGTTTCTACTAATGAAGATGGACACCCGATTGCAATGAATTTAAATGTGCTTAAAGGGTTTAAATCCAGTGAAATAAAACGATGGGCACAAACTCATTTAACACCTGGAAGTACTGTTTACTCAGATGGGTTAAATTGTTTTCCTGCGGTTAAAGAAGCTGACTGTAAGCATGTTCCAATCGTCACGGGTGGTGGTGCGGCAAGTGTTGATAAAATTGAGTTTATCTGGGTTAACACTATGATAGGTAATATTAAAAACTCTATGAAGGGAAGCTATCATTCCATTAACTCAAAACATTTACCTCGGTATCTTGCTGAATTTTGTTATCGGTTTAATAGACGCTTTAACTTAAAAGACATGATGCCAAGGTTTTTATGCGTGGCGATGAAAACGCCACCTATGAATGGAAAGCTCCTAAAAATGGCGGAGCTTTATGGGTAATCAAGAAAATTAATGTGGGAAAAGTTCAGAGGGGTTATTACCTTTTTTGTGATGGACTCCTGGGAACATTTAATGGATTTTTTATTGTACAGAGACGATTATGAGGAGATGAGACCTGTAAAAATAAGAAAATAAACCTATTTTAGGGAAAATGCGTCGATTAAACGCAGCATCTCCCGTGCCTGCTATTTAGAAAGAAAGAACAAAAAAAATTTTAAAAAGCATCAGGCAAACAAAAAATGCTGTTTTCAGCTTAATTCATAAGAATAAGTTACTTCACCGAGTTTTGCTGTCATTTGTTCAGCTGTATTGATGGTTTGAGCAATATTGTGCTGGGTAACCGGAAGATGCCAACCGAAGACAGTCAATACATTATTCCACTGCTGCAGCATCTCAAGTCCGATTATGGCTCACCCATTGCCTGTGTTCATGATATGGGCAATGCTATTTTGAAATCGGTTAAACAGGTGTTTCCTGGTGTTGCTGACTTTATTTGTCATTTCCATTTTTTACGGGATTTGGGTAAAGACTTATTTGATTTTGAATATCGAACGATCCGCCGTTATACTCGCGCCTATAATATTCAGGCAAAGCTAAAAAAATGTTCAAAACAACTTAAACAGCTCATTGATAATGATCTGACTCTATCTGATAGTCTCAATGGGTATTTAAGTCATCAGACCATTCAATGCATTAACGATGATTTTGATCCCAGACTAACTGCTTATATTTTCATCTCATGGGTTTTAGAATATAACAGCGTAAGCAATGGGCTGGGGTTTCCATTTGATCGACCTCATCTGGAATTTTATCTGCGCTTAAAGGAAGCATATCCCTTATTAAAACAACTCAAACAAAAAGGGATTAAGACTATTCCTGTTGATGTAATGAGTCGGACGCTAACGGATCGAGCACTACAGAAACTGGTTCAACGAATTCAGGAAAAAATAATCATCTTTGATGAGTTGAGAGAGGCAATGAGAATTGCTTGTCCGGATAAAACTCAGGGACTCAATGATAATGGCGATGATGATATAA
This genomic window from sulfur-oxidizing endosymbiont of Gigantopelta aegis contains:
- a CDS encoding IS1595 family transposase, with product MQFQEGYSLFELFNDYGTDKQCRQALFKWKFPDGFVCPECGNKTYCTLEHRHLYQCHHCHHQTSATCGTIFDSTKLPLSKWFLAIHLMTQLKTAVSALELKRQLKVSYNTAWSMKQKIMQVMKERDDSKPLSGIIQIDDAYWGGEHRGGSRGRGSENKTPFVAAVSTNEDGHPIAMNLNVLKGFKSSEIKRWAQTHLTPGSTVYSDGLNCFPAVKEADCKHVPIVTGGGAASVDKIEFIWVNTMIGNIKNSMKGSYHSINSKHLPRYLAEFCYRFNRRFNLKDMMPRFLCVAMKTPPMNGKLLKMAELYG
- a CDS encoding transposase, with the protein product MPTEDSQYIIPLLQHLKSDYGSPIACVHDMGNAILKSVKQVFPGVADFICHFHFLRDLGKDLFDFEYRTIRRYTRAYNIQAKLKKCSKQLKQLIDNDLTLSDSLNGYLSHQTIQCINDDFDPRLTAYIFISWVLEYNSVSNGLGFPFDRPHLEFYLRLKEAYPLLKQLKQKGIKTIPVDVMSRTLTDRALQKLVQRIQEKIIIFDELREAMRIACPDKTQGLNDNGDDDIKNIEKRVSQFRHSSRIVKLASSDTSYHKMVKQIDKYWSKLFADPIEIETPSGKMMIQPQRTNNLMEQSFRFLKRDRRKKSGQHSLTKTLKGMLADTPLVRNLSNLDYLRILLKGKETLAERFAETDILQVRKEEKENERRWRKYPKRMSKLFKIPHLPQKILKVA